The Pseudophryne corroboree isolate aPseCor3 chromosome 2, aPseCor3.hap2, whole genome shotgun sequence genome has a segment encoding these proteins:
- the LOC134999589 gene encoding myb-related transcription factor, partner of profilin-like: MKHHRQLFGQDAGKVSSRRKSVLWGQVILAVNSEGVVRRTEDTCRKRFYDIKRRVKAKMAKEAKSARKTGGGPPFRATYRDWEEPVRALIPAEVVSATHVRDSDRPTQDVPQTSRPDRPQTSQDEAGIAGSASGSRPPVRRPSQGLGHLPRRPSKTRRLGSESAAPSSPPRRRLSAVSPQPPLALLASSQSDEPRSPQLSEPSLMADVDQQGQDQQATITLQLTPVDPSQPIQLQDIPQASISPQLAQAPPPSQIPDDFWASWTSQQAQSNASLTAHTQHLASLPHHLPRISRNSGRLIVQVGRMATSMEQIRADNRQMLAHLSRIIDEQQRHQQALVQLIQHNQVVNESLSRIVASHTATNTQLIASLNNLSSNISLMGAHQVTSSSGTTTPIQTPVTSPVRRSSRARASEPAQSSAPSTHKRKK, from the exons atgaagcaccatcgccaattgtttggtcaggatgctggcaaggtgtcctcccgcaggaagtctgtcctgtgggggcaagtaatacttgccgtgaatagtgagggtgtggtgaggcggactgaggacacgtgccgcaagaggttttatgatataaagcggcgtgtcaaggccaagatggccaaagaggccaaatctgcaagaaaaaccggaggtggcccccctttccgggccacctatcgggactgggaggagcctgtgcgggcattgattcctgccgaagtggtgtctgctactcatgtccgggattcggaccgacccacgcaggatg tcccacagaccagccggccagacaggcctcagacaagtcaggatgaggctgggattgcag gttctgcttctggaagccgacctcctgtaaggcgcccatcacagggcttgggccacttacccaggaggccaagtaagacacggcgtcttggctcggaatctgcggctccatcatccccacccaggcgacgactttcggcagtgtcaccccagccaccactggcactattggcgagttcgcagagtgatgagccccgatcccctcagttatctg agcccagcttgatggccgacgtggaccagcagggacaagaccaacaggcaaccatcacactgcaacttacacctgttgacccaagccagccaatacagctgcaggatatcccccaagcctccatcagtccacaactggcacaagctccgcccccaagccaaataccagatgatttttgggccagttggacaagccaacaggcccaaagcaatgccagcctgaccgcacatacacaacaccttgccagtctgccccatcatctaccgcgtattagtcgcaactcgggcagactgattgtacaagtagggcgaatggcaacctcaatggagcaaataagggctgacaaccgccaaatgcttgctcatttatcgcgcatcatagatgagcaacagcgccatcagcaggcactcgttcagctcattcagcacaaccaagtggtgaatgagtcgttatccaggattgtagccagccacactgcaaccaacactcagctgattgcaagccttaataatttgagcagcaatatttcattgatgggagctcaccaagtaacctccagctcggggaccacgacccctatccaaacgccagtaacctcccctgttcggcgttcctccagagcacgtgccagtgagccagcacaaagctcagcacccagcacacacaagcggaaaaaataa